A genomic window from Leishmania major strain Friedlin complete genome, chromosome 18 includes:
- a CDS encoding periodic tryptophan protein 2-like protein encodes MQTVFQLAAVHGMLYTGGNVVFSPDGTQLYSPVHNYLSSIQLQQAGHLSLMCSNSSISCFDLSPDGDLAFVAGQRGLGFFYSISARVVLDTLSFPPNCSTSCVRFSPCGKYVAVALESTLQVYTAPAKRVVSFHGCHRIEQLHAVLTRPITNLDWTADSEHILVCGQDARMKIVPRQGKLQQKGMALQQNSLVGHRSAVLGAWFTNEDNSEVVSVAADNVVVTWHRAAVTRREMLQAIATAKLEARLGEQEDSDNAEGCDVEDEDSPSPKSFLERKRLEQLRLDGVRVSAADDTYLPSILRYAFEIKDKFMLSHKGSVSVTAFHKPRGLLAIGYSSGTFAIHALPETKGGELTLVHLLSISAQALTAAAFAPRGDWVAFGSAHLKQLLVWDWKAEAYVLKEQAHYYDIACAAITADSTNIISGGEEGKVKVWKVASGQCFATFTEHTGPISGISTSASTNAVFTSSLDGTARGYDLMRYRQFRVFSPPEQTQLSCIAVDPSGEVLAVGSSQVNKIFLFAVQTGRIIDVLQGHEAPIACVAFHPSGTTLTSGGMDHNLIFWDLFNQNDSGERLKGDSEVLDIGTEVLCVTYSSSGRRLAVLTAKQEISVYETTIANDPQLIKTFLTTFDAAGGWRKEVGPNSANYNTHFTRISFSPEGEKLIAGGDSKWLVLYHATQGYVLKKWPITHNLDVQGAEEQYQWRNASEAGFLGDIDVDEDDMHLSRRKLLEMPGSRHRHFATGKRKTELTARAMDVAFAATGSEFIAATTDGLLLFSTRVARPRFQPLQLNLRVTTEEVRRQLANGQPVLALIGALNLGDATLGVECLRRMPRNSIPVAVTAVPSSLFPQLMQWVSEEVEHCRGLEHALLWAQSLLLHSNEAFGGVGAQQASRALPVLKTLQRSLFQHRLLTEISRENYFSVKYLADAARMNSSKLEPVAEDATE; translated from the coding sequence atGCAGACCGTCTTTCAGCTCGCTGCCGTGCATGGCATGCTATACACGGGCGGCAACGTTGTCTTTTCGCCCGACGGCACGCAGCTCTACTCCCCCGTGCACAACTACCTGTCGTCGATCCAGCTCCAGCAGGCAGGCCATCTCTCGCTCATGTGTAGCAACAGCTCCATCAGCTGCTTCGACCTCTCCCCCGATGGCGACCTTGCTTTCGTGGCCGGGCAGCGCGGCCTCGGCTTCTTCTACTCCATCTCCGCCCGTGTCGTGCTCGACAcgctctccttccctccgaactgcagcacctcgtgcgTGCGATTCAGCCCGTGTGGCAAGTACGTCGCAGTGGCGTTGGAGTCTACGCTGCAAGTGTACACAGCGCCGGCCAAGCGTGTCGTGAGTTTCCACGGCTGCCACCGCATCGAGCAGCTTCACGCCGTCCTTACACGGCCCATTACGAACCTCGACTGGACGGCAGATAGCGAGCACATCCTGGTGTGTGGTCAGGATGCACGGATGAAGATCGTGCCGCGGCAAGgcaagctgcagcagaaAGGTATGGCACTCCAGCAGAACTCGCTCGTtggccaccgcagcgccgttcTTGGGGCCTGGTTCACGAACGAGGACAACAGCGAGGTGGTGAGTGTGGCGGCTGACAACGTGGTGGTGACGTGGCACCGCGCGGCCGTTACACGTAGGGAGATGCTGCAGGCGATCGCAACTGCCAAGCTGGAGGCCCGATTGGGCGAGCAGGAGGACAGCGACAACGCCGAGGGCTGTGACGTCGAGGACGAGGACTCCCCGTCTCCGAAGAGCTTCCTCGAGCGCAAGcggctggagcagctgcgcctcgacggcgtgcgtgtTTCGGCCGCCGATGACACGTACCTACCCTCGATTCTGCGCTATGCCTTCGAGATCAAGGACAAGTTCATGCTATCGCACAAAggcagcgtcagcgtcaCGGCGTTCCACAAACCGCGCGGGCTGCTGGCGATTGGGTACAGTAGCGGGACCTTCGCCATTCACGCGTTGCCGGAGACGAAGGGCGGAGAGTTGACCCTAGTACATCTCCTCTCGATATCTGCTCAGGCGTTGACGGCGGCAGCCTTCGCGCCACGTGGAGACTGGGTCGCATTCGGCAGTGCCCACCtcaagcagctgctcgtgtgGGACTGGAAAGCTGAGGCCTACGTGCTCAAGGAGCAGGCGCACTACTACGACATCGCCTGCGCTGCCATCACGGCGGATAGCACCAATATCATCTCcggtggcgaggagggcAAAGTGAAGGTGTGGAAGGTAGCATCCGGGCAGTGCTTCGCAACCTTCACCGAGCACACAGGGCCCATCAGCGGCATCAGCACAAGTGCGAGCACGAACGCCGTCTTCACCAGCAGCCTGgacggcacggcgcgcggcTACGACCTCATGCGCTACCGCCAGTTCCGCGTCTTCAGCCCGCCAGAGCAGACGCAGCTTTCGTGCATCGCCGTCGACCCGTCCGGTGAAGTGCTGgccgtcggcagcagccaagTCAACAAGATCTTTCTGTTCGCTGTGCAAACGGGGCGCATCATTGACGTCTTGCAAGGGCACGAGGCGCCCATCGCGTGCGTGGCGTTCCACCCGTCCGGCACGACCCTCACCTCCGGCGGCATGGACCACAACCTCATCTTTTGGGACCTCTTTAACCAGAACGACAGCGGTGAGCGGCTCAAGGGCGACAGCGAGGTGCTGGACATCGGCACCGAGGTGCTGTGCGTCAcgtacagcagcagcgggcgacGGCTCGCCGTGCTGACGGCGAAGCAGGAGATCTCCGTGTACGAGACGACCATCGCCAATGACCCGCAGCTGATCAAGACGTTTCTCACGACCTTCGACGCGGCCGGCGGCTGGCGCAAGGAGGTGGGGCCGAACAGTGCCAACTACAACACTCACTTTACACGCATCAGCTTCTCCCCTGAGGGCGAGAAGCTGATCGCTGGCGGCGATTCCAAGTGGCTGGTGCTCTACCATGCGACGCAGGGTTACGTGCTCAAGAAGTGGCCCATCACGCACAACCTCGACGTGCAGGGTGCGGAGGAACAGTATCAGTGGCGCAACGCCAGCGAGGCGGGCTTTCTCGGCGACATCGacgtggacgaggacgacatGCATCTGTCGCGGCGCAAGCTGCTCGAGATGCCGGGTagccgtcaccgccacttCGCGACCGGCAAGCGCAAGACGGAGCTGACGGCGCGCGCGATGGATGTGGCATTCGCGGCTACGGGCTCCGAGTTCATTGCCGCGACAACGGACGgcctgctgctcttctcgaCGCGTGTGGCGCGTCCGCGCttccagccgctgcagctgaacTTGCGCGTAACCAccgaggaggtgcgccggCAACTCGCGAACGGCCAGCCGGTGTTGGCGCTCATCGGCGCCTTGAATCTTGGAGATGCGACGCTTGGCGTGGAGTGCCTGCGCCGGATGCCGCGCAACTCGATCCCGGTAGCTGTCACGGCCGTCCCCTCGTCCCTCTTTCCACAGCTCATGCAGTGGGTGAGCGAGGAAGTGGAGCACTGCCGTGGTCTCGAGCATGCCCTGCTATGGGCGCAGTCCCTCCTGCTCCACTCCAACGAAGCGTTCGGCGGGGTAGGGGCGCAGCAAGCCTCGCGGGCGTTGCCAGTGCTCAAGACGCTTCAGCGCAGCCTCTTTCAGCACCGCCTGCTTACGGAGATCTCCCGCGAGAACTACTTCTCCGTCAAGTACctcgccgacgcggcgcgcaTGAACTCGTCCAAGCTGGAGCCGGTCGCAGAGGATGCAACGGAGTAG